The Malus domestica chromosome 06, GDT2T_hap1 genome has a segment encoding these proteins:
- the LOC103409716 gene encoding glycine cleavage system H protein 3, mitochondrial → MALRMWASSTANALRISTASKSHLSPAFSISRCFSTVLDGLKYASSHEWVKHEGSVATIGITDHAQDHLGEVVFVELPEAGRSVSQGGSFGAVESVKATSDVNSPISGEVVEVNSKLTESPGLINSSPYEDGWMIKIKPSSPSELESLLGPKEYTKFCEEENAAH, encoded by the exons atGGCACTGAGAATGTGGGCTTCTTCTACAGCCAATGCACTCAGAATCTCCACTGCCTCCAAATCCCACCTCTCTCCTGCATTTTCTATCTCCAGATGCTTTTCTACTG TTTTGGATGGATTGAAGTATGCATCTTCACATGAGTGGGTGAAGCATGAAGGCTCTGTGGCAACAATTGGCATCACTGATCATGCTCAG GACCACCTTGGAGAAGTAGTGTTTGTTGAGCTACCAGAAGCTGGTCGCTCAGTCTCTCAAGGAGGCAGCTTTGGAGCTGTGGAAAGTGTCAAAGCAACCAGTGATGTAAATTCCCCAATCTCCGGCGAAGTCGTCGAGGTTAACTCAAAGCTTACTGAATCACCTGGTTTG ATCAATTCGAGCCCATATGAAGATGGATGGatgatcaagatcaagcccagtAGTCCATCAGAACTAGAATCCTTGTTGGGACCTAAAGAATACACGAAgttttgtgaggaagaaaatgcAGCCCATTGA